Genomic window (Chryseobacterium bernardetii):
TCTTTAACCCAGGTGAAAGCATCCAGTCCAAGATAATAGTAATTCCCTCCAAGGGTAAGCCGAAGCTCATCTATAACAATATTGCTGTAGTTTTGTCCGTTGAGGTTGGTCATATCAATGAGTGTATAGCCATTAGTTGTACCTAAACTGGTTGCAAAATTATTGACTTTTGTAGTAGAAAATTTAGTAACTCCACTCAGTTTTCCTGTTATGGTAAGAGTACCTGTAGCTACTTGATTTGACAGTTCATTTGCTACATACACCCAAAACCTATTTACCTTGAAAAGATTTGAGGTTGTTTTTATACTGAATGATGCATTGGGATTGGCAAGACTTACAAAATCTGTATTGTCAATATATCTGTTGTCCTTTGCTGTACCTCCCCATCCTGTATTAGGGAAAACTCCTATATCAAAAGTAGAGGTATGGGAAATAATATTAAACGTAACTCCATTATCAGTAAAACTGTTACTTCCCTGAGATTCGGTTTCAAAAGTTTCTGTACTGGTCTGCCCAAATGATAAAAGTGAAATGAGCAGACTACAAATGGTTAAAAAGGTAGTGCTTTTCATGATTTTTGTTTTAAATATTAGGTTATAGTAGATATTAATCCCGTGGAGGATAAATTCCTTCAACACAGATAATATAATTTAGTCCTAAATAAGGAGGCATATTGTTTACGGGAAGGCTCTGCCCTGTAAATGAAATAGACTTTGTATTCATTGTAGTGTCTGGGTCAGCATCTATAAAATTGGGCACTGCCTGAAAATTTCTCCCGTTAGGAATTCCTGTAATAGCAAAAGAAGACGTAGTTGTGGGAGTTGTTATATTTGCATTCTGATTTGCTACTTTAAGTTGGAATCCTGCTCCAATACTTGGTAGGTTAGATACTAAAATAGTGTTCTGAGTACTTCCTGCCACTACTCCTAAAGGATAGCTTTCCCCTGAATTTACATTTCCGGCTCCCAGTGCCATACGGCCTTTCAGGTTTGGCAAAGCAAAAGTGGTTATACCGTCTCCGCCATATGTAGTTC
Coding sequences:
- a CDS encoding T9SS type A sorting domain-containing protein; translated protein: MKSTTFLTICSLLISLLSFGQTSTETFETESQGSNSFTDNGVTFNIISHTSTFDIGVFPNTGWGGTAKDNRYIDNTDFVSLANPNASFSIKTTSNLFKVNRFWVYVANELSNQVATGTLTITGKLSGVTKFSTTKVNNFATSLGTTNGYTLIDMTNLNGQNYSNIVIDELRLTLGGNYYYLGLDAFTWVKDSNIVLGTSENTISKKEISIYPNPTHGPLSIDSEKNSEVKVYSTDGRILKTVQVQKGSNEINISELPKGVYFIKTATESAKVIKN
- a CDS encoding phage tail protein, with amino-acid sequence MDEYIGIVKLFAGNFAPRGWMFCDGSLISISRNSALFSILGTTYGGDGITTFALPNLKGRMALGAGNVNSGESYPLGVVAGSTQNTILVSNLPSIGAGFQLKVANQNANITTPTTTSSFAITGIPNGRNFQAVPNFIDADPDTTMNTKSISFTGQSLPVNNMPPYLGLNYIICVEGIYPPRD